The Corylus avellana chromosome ca8, CavTom2PMs-1.0 genome has a segment encoding these proteins:
- the LOC132189501 gene encoding NADP-dependent glyceraldehyde-3-phosphate dehydrogenase-like — MTPLQMELGGKDACIILEDADLDLAAANIIKGGFSYSGQRCTAVKVVLVMESVADTLVEKVKAKVAKLTVGPPEDDCDITPVVTESSANFIEGLVMDAKQKGATFCQEYKREGNLVWPLLLDNVRPEMRIAWEEPFGPVLPVIRINSVEEGIRHCNGSNFGLQGCVFTRDINKAILISDAMETGTVQINSAPARGPDHFPFQGLKDSGIGSQGITNSINMMTKVKSTVINLPSPSYTMG, encoded by the exons ATGACTCCTCTTCAGATGGAACTGGGTGGAAAAGATGCGTGTATCATTCTTGAAGATGCTGATTTGGATTTGGCAGCAGCTAATATCATAAAAGGAGGCTTCTCTTACAG TGGTCAAAGATGTACGGCTGTAAAGGTTGTCCTGGTCATGGAATCTGTTGCTGACACTCTTGTTGAGAAAGTTAAAGCTAAAGTAGCAAAATTAACTGTTGGGCCACCTGAGGATGACTGTGATATTACTCCAGTTGTTACAGAGTCCTCTGCTAACTTTATTGAAGGCTTAGTAATGGATGCAAAGCAGAAAGGAGCAACATTCTGCCAGGAGTACAAAAGAGAGGGAAACCTCGTATGGCCGTTATTGTTAGACAATGTTCGACCTGAAATGAGGATTGCTTGGGAGGAGCCGTTCGGTCCAGTCTTACCTGTCATCCGCATAAACTCTGTTGAAGAAGGAATTCGCCATTGTAATGGTAGCAATTTCGGCCTTCAG GGTTGTGTTTTTACGAGAGACATAAACAAAGCAATTTTGATCAGTGATGCAATGGAGACAGGGACTGTTCAGATTAATTCGGCACCAGCTCGTGGACCAGATCATTTTCCTTTCCAG GGTCTAAAGGACAGTGGAATTGGTTCCCAAGGAATCACTAACAGCATAAATATGATGACAAAGGTCAAGAGCACTGTAATCAACTTACCCTCACCTTCTTATACCATGGGGTGA
- the LOC132190094 gene encoding glutamine-dependent NAD(+) synthetase-like isoform X2, with protein MGSENSSEVTKSRAKVLADEIGSWHLDVFIDGVVSALLSLFQKLTGKRPRCKVDGGSNIENLGLQNIQARIRMVLAFMLASLLPWVHNKPGFFLVLGSSNVDEGLRGYLTKIG; from the exons ATGGGATCTGAAAACAG TTCTGAAGTCACAAAGTCACGAGCAAAGGTACTAGCAGATGAGATTGGCTCATGGCATCTTGATGTTTTCATAGATGGGGTTGTTTCTGCACTTCTGtctttatttcaaaaacttacaGGAAAGCGACCACGCTGTAAG GTAGATGGTGGATCTAACATTGAGAACTTAGGTCTGCAGAACATTCAAGCTCGAATCAGAATGGTGCTGGCTTTTATGTTAGCGTCGCTCTTGCCATGGGTGCACAACAAACCcggattttttcttgttttgggtAGCTCCAATGTGGATGAAGGACTGCGTGGTTACCTAACAAAG ATCGGGTGA
- the LOC132190094 gene encoding glutamine-dependent NAD(+) synthetase-like isoform X1 produces MGSENSSEVTKSRAKVLADEIGSWHLDVFIDGVVSALLSLFQKLTGKRPRCKVDGGSNIENLGLQNIQARIRMVLAFMLASLLPWVHNKPGFFLVLGSSNVDEGLRGYLTKNSYCY; encoded by the exons ATGGGATCTGAAAACAG TTCTGAAGTCACAAAGTCACGAGCAAAGGTACTAGCAGATGAGATTGGCTCATGGCATCTTGATGTTTTCATAGATGGGGTTGTTTCTGCACTTCTGtctttatttcaaaaacttacaGGAAAGCGACCACGCTGTAAG GTAGATGGTGGATCTAACATTGAGAACTTAGGTCTGCAGAACATTCAAGCTCGAATCAGAATGGTGCTGGCTTTTATGTTAGCGTCGCTCTTGCCATGGGTGCACAACAAACCcggattttttcttgttttgggtAGCTCCAATGTGGATGAAGGACTGCGTGGTTACCTAACAAAG AACTCATACTGTTATTGA